One Spinacia oleracea cultivar Varoflay chromosome 4, BTI_SOV_V1, whole genome shotgun sequence DNA segment encodes these proteins:
- the LOC110805125 gene encoding wall-associated receptor kinase-like 22 gives MRTTIYKETLEGRIVAIKTPRQLEPEPDIELIDHFLTEASTSLVMNHDNMVKLYGCCLETFIPILVYEFLSIGGLFQCLHDDVASSKCIKWGDRLRVATDIAYALSYMHNALLKPVVHRDVRSLSVLLDDSLRGKLANFGYSMSITPGETPQRFPVEGTPGYIDPDVETQEVTDKCDVYSFGVFVLELLTKRQPLEMARCGADLVDVFVSAVERNCMMGMIDNEVLEQASRDEIQRVAQLALLCVA, from the coding sequence ATGCGTACCACCATCTATAAAGAAACTCTTGAAGGCCGCATTGTAGCCATCAAAACCCCACGACAGCTAGAGCCAGAGCCTGATATTGAATTGATTGATCACTTTTTAACTGAAGCCTCAACATCATTGGTAATGAATCATGATAATATGGTAAAACTCTATGGTTGTTGCCTCGAAACATTTATACCAATACTAGTATATGAATTCTTGTCAATTGGAGGTCTCTTTCAATGTCTACATGATGATGTTGCATCTAGTAAGTGTATAAAGTGGGGAGATCGTTTGAGGGTTGCAACTGATATAGCCTACGCGCTGTCTTATATGCATAATGCCTTGTTAAAGCCAGTAGTGCATAGGGATGTCAGGTCATTAAGTGTACTACTTGATGATTCATTGCGTGGTAAGTTAGCGAATTTTGGGTATTCAATGTCCATTACTCCAGGGGAAACTCCTCAAAGATTTCCAGTTGAAGGAACTCCTGGATATATTGATCCTGATGTAGAAACTCAAGAGGTGACTGATAAGTGTGATGTGTATAGTTTTGGGGTTTTTGTGCTGGAGCTGTTAACTAAAAGGCAGCCACTTGAGATGGCTAGATGTGGGGCCGACTTAGTTGATGTGTTTGTTTCAGCTGTGGAAAGGAATTGTATGATGGGGATGATTGATAATGAGGTCTTGGAACAAGCAAGTAGGGATGAGATTCAACGGGTTGCACAGCTTGCGTTGTTGTGTGTAGCATAG
- the LOC110805143 gene encoding uncharacterized protein, with protein MPEISTETPSSSSTQQFNSAINYNDPYFLSSSDNSNSQLGQIIFNGDNYLNWSRSVRLALGAKNKLGFVDGSLLRPSADSSDLQKWVRNDYMATGWILCSMEKSIAESFIFNHSARDLWLEMQERYVHSNAPQLYEIHKKLMSIEQNDDSIAVYYGKLKQVWDKLQILEPFPDCTCGAMLSCSCGLLKKNLEADQLKKLIQLITGLNKDYDQAKINLLSMDPLPSVNRAYHLLQQIEKQGALNLVSHCSEMSALLSVHNHQPNRVSSSSPGQRRDYRDSFKKLKIDRFCDHCKMKGHTKDVCFKIVGYPEWYKGSKSQGSQGNKFHNSQRFAGSVQDNTSAGILGGSPLDFEIGSTSGSQNAVGANNVVDPQVFSALYKEFVKIMQSSKASSVESHDSAVNFAGTLSASKTSKSYLSVNEHVWIVDTGASDHMAFRLDMFANTRMLKQPIKIALPDATYKLVDTIGDIVLTSDIML; from the coding sequence ATGCCTGAAATCTCTACTGAaactccttcttcttcttctactcAACAATTCAATTCTGCGATCAATTACAATGATCCGTATTTCTTATCTTCTTCTGATAATTCTAACTCTCAGCTTGGTCAAATTATCTTCAATGGGGATAATTACCTCAATTGGAGTCGGAGTGTTCGTCTCGCACTTGGAGCGAAGAATAAACTTGGCTTCGTTGATGGATCTTTGTTGCGTCCTTCTGCTGATTCTTCGGATCTTCAAAAATGGGTCAGGAACGACTATATGGCCACTGGTTGGATCCTCTGTTCTATGGAGAAGAGCATTGCTGAGAGCTTCATCTTCAATCATTCGGCTCGAGATCTTTGGCTTGAGATGCAGGAGAGGTATGTCCATTCTAATGCTCCACAGTTATATGAAATTCATAAGAAGTTAATGTCAATTGAACAAAATGATGATTCGATTGCTGTGTACTATGGAAAACTCAAGCAAGTCTGGGATAAATTGCAAATTCTAGAGCCATTTCCAGATTGTACTTGTGGTGCTATGTTAAGCTGTAGTTGTGGATTGTTGAAAAAAAATTTAGAGGCAGATCAACTGAAAAAATTAATTCAATTGATTACTGGTCTTAATAAGGACTATGATCAAGCTAAAATCAATTTGCTGAGTATGGACCCCTTACCATCTGTTAATAGAGCCTATCATTTACTTCAACAAATTGAGAAGCAAGGTGCTCTAAATCTGGTTTCTCATTGTTCAGAAATGAGTGCACTATTGTCTGTTCACAATCATCAGCCTAATAGAGTTTCATCTAGTTCTCCTGGTCAACGGAGAGACTATAGAGATTCTTTTAAGAAGCTGAAAATTGATAGGTTTTGTGATCACTGCAAGATGAAAGGTCATACTAAGGATGTCTGCTTCAAAATTGTTGGCTATCCGGAGTGGTATAAAGGAAGCAAGAGTCAAGGTTCTCAAGGAAATAAGTTCCATAATTCTCAGAGATTTGCGGGATCTGTTCAAGATAATACTTCTGCTGGAATTCTTGGTGGCTCACCTCTAGATTTTGAAATTGGGTCTACTTCTGGTTCACAAAATGCTGTTGGTGCAAATAATGTTGTTGATCCTCAGGTTTTTTCTGCTCTTTACAAGGAGTTTGTGAAGATAATGCAGTCATCAAAAGCATCTTCAGTCGAGTCACATGATTCTGCAGTTAACTTCGCAGGTACCTTATCTGCCAGTAAGACTTCTAAATCTTACTTATCTGTTAATGAGCATGTTTGGATAGTTGACACAGGAGCAAGCGATCATATGGCTTTTCGTTTAGACATGTTTGCTAACACACGCATGCTTAAACAACCCATAAAAATTGCCTTGCCTGATGCTACATATAAACTGGTTGATACTATTGGAGATATTGTCTTGACTTCTGACATTATGCTGTAA
- the LOC110805117 gene encoding wall-associated receptor kinase-like 8 isoform X2, with the protein MEDAEEIIPRCISDKSAATNAFSQIALPNCPEKCGNITVPYPFGLGDECRYATPLQDGKYFNLTCNTSVDPPILELGNKLDPVAVEKINLKGELLIHYPISYRCYQSNSSVPSSEYRAWISSKKFPVSTTQNIIGAIGCDTFVTLNGTMNNKREFRSGCMTVCAALEDVDTRICSGIGCCLISVIPNGVTHLDLVFKSLSDQKLVRDFNPCSVAFVLAKDHAPNNVLPYSIKQILTQDHTNYRNLKFPVVFDWSIGNVNCETAQAAGDCLCKGNSKCHDNPHQEGYRCQCIPGFQGNPYLHDCQDIDECATGNLNSCKEPALCINTRGSYNCKCPRGYSGKGTMNNPCIPYLNGAHPDRYKLVVGLSVIMGSILIFLGGWWCYSFSKKRKVVKQKAKYFEKNGGLLLKQQMSPDDGVVERTKVFTINELEKATDHFNENRILGRGGHGTVYKGMLGEGKIVAVKKSKMLKESHIGVFINEVAILSQINHRNIVKLLGCCLETEVPLLVYEFIPNGTLFHHIHHPSEEFLITWRMRLQIASDSAGALAYLHSSSSIPIFHRDIKSSNILLDDKYRAKLSDFGTSKSVATDQTHVTTEVMGTFGYLDPGYFQSSQFTEKSDVYSFGVVLVELLTGQKAIRSIFEEDRSLTSWFLSHMEDSRLLDIIDSHILRKDLKGEFFTIANLAKRCLHSDGKKRPTMKVVLLEIETVLSLHLIVGTPEGLYYHDSSSLRSSYLDYGPSSSSADTSLLFSH; encoded by the exons ATGGAAGATGCAGAAGAAATCATTCCCAGGTGCATCAGTGATAAAT CAGCAGCCACGAATGCTTTTTCGCAGATTGCCCTTCCGAACTGCCCTGAAAAATGTGGTAACATTACGGTCCCTTATCCCTTTGGTTTAGGGGATGAATGTCGTTATGCCACTCCTTTGCAAGATGGTAAATACTTCAACCTCACTTGTAACACTAGTGTCGATCCCCCGATTCTAGAATTGGGGAATAAGTTGGACCCAGTAGCAgtagaaaaaattaatttgaaGGGTGAACTCTTGATACATTACCCCATTTCATATCGTTGTTATCAGTCTAATTCCAGTGTCCCGTCTTCTGAATATCGGGCCTGGATAAGTTCGAAAAAATTTCCGGTCTCAACAACCCAAAACATTATCGGTGCCATTGGGTGTGATACATTTGTGACTCTGAATGGTACAATGAACAACAAGAGAGAGTTTCGTTCTGGGTGTATGACAGTCTGTGCTGCACTTGAAGATGTTGATACTAGAATATGCTCTGGCATTGGCTGTTGCCTGATTTCCGTTATTCCAAATGGAGTGACCCATCTCGATTTAGTATTCAAAAGTCTTAGTGATCAGAAGTTGGTGCGTGACTTCAACCCGTGCAGTGTTGCGTTTGTATTAGCAAAGGATCATGCTCCAAACAATGTTCTACCTTACTCTATTAAACAGATTCTAACCCAAGACCATACGAATTACCGGAATTTGAAGTTTCCAGTTGTCTTCGATTGGTCTATTGGAAACGTAAATTGTGAAACAGCACAAGCTGCAGGGGACTGCTTGTGCAAAGGAAACAGCAAATGTCATGACAACCCACACCAGGAAGGTTACCGCTGCCAATGCATCCCAGGGTTCCAGGGTAACCCTTACCTTCATGACTGCCAAG ATATTGATGAATGTGCGACTGGAAACCTTAACTCATGTAAGGAGCCAGCACTCTGTATCAACACTCGAGGAAGTTATAATTGCAAATGCCCACGAGGATACAGTGGCAAAGGGACTATGAACAATCCTTGTATTCCTTATCTGAACGGTGCACATCCTGACCGTTACAAGTTAGTTGTAG GACTGAGTGTAATCATGGGATCAATACTTATTTTTCTTGGTGGATGGTGGTGTTATTCATTTAGCAAGAAAAGGAAAGTTGTCAAACAAAAAGCTAAATATTTCGAGAAAAATGGTGGTTTGTTGCTGAAGCAACAAATGTCCCCTGATGATGGAGTTGTAGAGAGAACGAAAGTTTTCACAATCAATGAGTTAGAGAAAGCCACTGACCACTTCAATGAAAACAGAATACTTGGGCGAGGAGGCCATGGAACTGTCTATAAAGGGATGCTTGGTGAAGGAAAAATCGTTGCTGTAAAGAAGTCGAAAATGCTGAAAGAAAGCCATATTGGAGTCTTCATAAATGAAGTGGCAATCTTGTCTCAAATTAATCACAGAAATATTGTCAAGTTACTGGGATGTTGTTTGGAGACGGAAGTTCCATTATTGGTTTATGAATTTATCCCGAATGGAACTCTTTTTCATCATATTCATCATCCAAGCGAAGAGTTCTTAATCACATGGAGAATGCGGTTACAAATTGCATCTGATTCAGCCGGAGCACTTGCATATCTACATTCTTCGTCTTCTATTCCTATATTTCATAGAGACATCAAATCTTCAAACATACTTTTGGATGACAAGTATAGGGCTAAGTTATCAGATTTTGGGACATCAAAATCTGTTGCTACTGATCAAACCCATGTAACTACTGAAGTTATGGGAACCTTTGGTTATTTGGATCCAGGGTACTTCCAGTCTAGTCAATTCACTGAAAAGAGTGATGTTTATAGTTTTGGTGTGGTCCTTGTAGAGCTTTTAACAGGACAAAAGGCAATACGTTCTATTTTTGAAGAGGATAGAAGTTTGACATCTTGGTTTCTTTCCCATATGGAAGACTCTAGGTTGCTTGATATTATTGATTCTCATATTCTACGAAAGGATTTGAAGGGAGAGTTTTTCACTATTGCTAATCTAGCAAAGCGGTGTTTACACTCGGATGGAAAGAAAAGACCAACCATGAAAGTTGTTCTGCTAGAGATTGAAACAGTATTGTCACTTCATTTGATTGTTGGAACACCAGAAGGTTTATATTATCATGATAGTTCAAGTTTGAGATCTTCTTAtttggattatggcccttcaaGTTCTTCTGCTGACACTTCTCTGTTATTCAGTCATTAA
- the LOC110805117 gene encoding wall-associated receptor kinase-like 8 isoform X1, with protein sequence MLKGGWCLGFLCYHKVLLNGKFGQLWPILTLLACLLIIGGSSAAATNAFSQIALPNCPEKCGNITVPYPFGLGDECRYATPLQDGKYFNLTCNTSVDPPILELGNKLDPVAVEKINLKGELLIHYPISYRCYQSNSSVPSSEYRAWISSKKFPVSTTQNIIGAIGCDTFVTLNGTMNNKREFRSGCMTVCAALEDVDTRICSGIGCCLISVIPNGVTHLDLVFKSLSDQKLVRDFNPCSVAFVLAKDHAPNNVLPYSIKQILTQDHTNYRNLKFPVVFDWSIGNVNCETAQAAGDCLCKGNSKCHDNPHQEGYRCQCIPGFQGNPYLHDCQDIDECATGNLNSCKEPALCINTRGSYNCKCPRGYSGKGTMNNPCIPYLNGAHPDRYKLVVGLSVIMGSILIFLGGWWCYSFSKKRKVVKQKAKYFEKNGGLLLKQQMSPDDGVVERTKVFTINELEKATDHFNENRILGRGGHGTVYKGMLGEGKIVAVKKSKMLKESHIGVFINEVAILSQINHRNIVKLLGCCLETEVPLLVYEFIPNGTLFHHIHHPSEEFLITWRMRLQIASDSAGALAYLHSSSSIPIFHRDIKSSNILLDDKYRAKLSDFGTSKSVATDQTHVTTEVMGTFGYLDPGYFQSSQFTEKSDVYSFGVVLVELLTGQKAIRSIFEEDRSLTSWFLSHMEDSRLLDIIDSHILRKDLKGEFFTIANLAKRCLHSDGKKRPTMKVVLLEIETVLSLHLIVGTPEGLYYHDSSSLRSSYLDYGPSSSSADTSLLFSH encoded by the exons ATGTTGAAAGGGGGGTGGTGTTTGGGGTTTTTGTGCTATCACAAAGTATTGCTAAATGGTAAGTTTGGTCAACTATGGCCAATACTAACTTTACTGGCCTGTCTACTGATCATCGGGGGATCATCAGCAGCAGCCACGAATGCTTTTTCGCAGATTGCCCTTCCGAACTGCCCTGAAAAATGTGGTAACATTACGGTCCCTTATCCCTTTGGTTTAGGGGATGAATGTCGTTATGCCACTCCTTTGCAAGATGGTAAATACTTCAACCTCACTTGTAACACTAGTGTCGATCCCCCGATTCTAGAATTGGGGAATAAGTTGGACCCAGTAGCAgtagaaaaaattaatttgaaGGGTGAACTCTTGATACATTACCCCATTTCATATCGTTGTTATCAGTCTAATTCCAGTGTCCCGTCTTCTGAATATCGGGCCTGGATAAGTTCGAAAAAATTTCCGGTCTCAACAACCCAAAACATTATCGGTGCCATTGGGTGTGATACATTTGTGACTCTGAATGGTACAATGAACAACAAGAGAGAGTTTCGTTCTGGGTGTATGACAGTCTGTGCTGCACTTGAAGATGTTGATACTAGAATATGCTCTGGCATTGGCTGTTGCCTGATTTCCGTTATTCCAAATGGAGTGACCCATCTCGATTTAGTATTCAAAAGTCTTAGTGATCAGAAGTTGGTGCGTGACTTCAACCCGTGCAGTGTTGCGTTTGTATTAGCAAAGGATCATGCTCCAAACAATGTTCTACCTTACTCTATTAAACAGATTCTAACCCAAGACCATACGAATTACCGGAATTTGAAGTTTCCAGTTGTCTTCGATTGGTCTATTGGAAACGTAAATTGTGAAACAGCACAAGCTGCAGGGGACTGCTTGTGCAAAGGAAACAGCAAATGTCATGACAACCCACACCAGGAAGGTTACCGCTGCCAATGCATCCCAGGGTTCCAGGGTAACCCTTACCTTCATGACTGCCAAG ATATTGATGAATGTGCGACTGGAAACCTTAACTCATGTAAGGAGCCAGCACTCTGTATCAACACTCGAGGAAGTTATAATTGCAAATGCCCACGAGGATACAGTGGCAAAGGGACTATGAACAATCCTTGTATTCCTTATCTGAACGGTGCACATCCTGACCGTTACAAGTTAGTTGTAG GACTGAGTGTAATCATGGGATCAATACTTATTTTTCTTGGTGGATGGTGGTGTTATTCATTTAGCAAGAAAAGGAAAGTTGTCAAACAAAAAGCTAAATATTTCGAGAAAAATGGTGGTTTGTTGCTGAAGCAACAAATGTCCCCTGATGATGGAGTTGTAGAGAGAACGAAAGTTTTCACAATCAATGAGTTAGAGAAAGCCACTGACCACTTCAATGAAAACAGAATACTTGGGCGAGGAGGCCATGGAACTGTCTATAAAGGGATGCTTGGTGAAGGAAAAATCGTTGCTGTAAAGAAGTCGAAAATGCTGAAAGAAAGCCATATTGGAGTCTTCATAAATGAAGTGGCAATCTTGTCTCAAATTAATCACAGAAATATTGTCAAGTTACTGGGATGTTGTTTGGAGACGGAAGTTCCATTATTGGTTTATGAATTTATCCCGAATGGAACTCTTTTTCATCATATTCATCATCCAAGCGAAGAGTTCTTAATCACATGGAGAATGCGGTTACAAATTGCATCTGATTCAGCCGGAGCACTTGCATATCTACATTCTTCGTCTTCTATTCCTATATTTCATAGAGACATCAAATCTTCAAACATACTTTTGGATGACAAGTATAGGGCTAAGTTATCAGATTTTGGGACATCAAAATCTGTTGCTACTGATCAAACCCATGTAACTACTGAAGTTATGGGAACCTTTGGTTATTTGGATCCAGGGTACTTCCAGTCTAGTCAATTCACTGAAAAGAGTGATGTTTATAGTTTTGGTGTGGTCCTTGTAGAGCTTTTAACAGGACAAAAGGCAATACGTTCTATTTTTGAAGAGGATAGAAGTTTGACATCTTGGTTTCTTTCCCATATGGAAGACTCTAGGTTGCTTGATATTATTGATTCTCATATTCTACGAAAGGATTTGAAGGGAGAGTTTTTCACTATTGCTAATCTAGCAAAGCGGTGTTTACACTCGGATGGAAAGAAAAGACCAACCATGAAAGTTGTTCTGCTAGAGATTGAAACAGTATTGTCACTTCATTTGATTGTTGGAACACCAGAAGGTTTATATTATCATGATAGTTCAAGTTTGAGATCTTCTTAtttggattatggcccttcaaGTTCTTCTGCTGACACTTCTCTGTTATTCAGTCATTAA